Proteins from a genomic interval of Fuerstiella sp.:
- a CDS encoding glycoside hydrolase — translation MSVLTRRTMLSASAAGMMAGVNGVIGAAGSEQAFTIHEIRTISEQSDRYHGWPTLIRRRNGELLVVCSGGRESHVCPFGRIELIRSYDDGATWSYARTILDGPIDDRDAGIVETAKGTLLVTTFTSLAFEASYRQALKTVGSENPTMSSGQFARWQAAWHRLPDGRHATHLGCWMLRSEDGGTSWSPAWRVPANSPHGPVSLSDGRLMYAGADLLSQTQRVGVWISEDDGKTWNLHAELPARAGDDPHEYHELHAVEAVDGRWIVHIRNHNSANNLETLQTHSMDGGKTWAEPYSIGVWGLPSHLLRLTDDRLLMTYGHRRPPFGTQARVSDDNGITWSDPVMLHGDGSTRDLGYPSTVEISPGRLVTVWYEVLPDSRMAQLQMARWQLQ, via the coding sequence ATGTCAGTTTTGACCCGACGCACAATGTTATCGGCATCGGCAGCCGGCATGATGGCAGGAGTGAATGGTGTGATCGGTGCGGCCGGTTCCGAACAGGCGTTCACGATCCATGAGATTCGAACCATCAGTGAACAGTCGGACCGCTATCACGGCTGGCCCACCCTCATCCGTCGCCGCAATGGAGAACTGCTGGTGGTGTGTTCCGGCGGGCGGGAATCTCACGTCTGCCCGTTTGGGCGAATCGAGCTGATTCGATCGTACGATGACGGAGCAACCTGGAGCTACGCTCGTACGATTCTCGACGGTCCGATCGATGATCGTGATGCAGGGATCGTGGAAACGGCCAAAGGGACTCTGCTGGTCACGACCTTCACATCTCTGGCGTTTGAAGCGTCGTACCGTCAGGCGTTAAAAACTGTGGGATCTGAAAACCCGACGATGTCCTCCGGGCAGTTTGCCCGATGGCAGGCCGCGTGGCACCGACTGCCGGACGGACGGCACGCAACCCATTTGGGCTGCTGGATGCTGCGTTCGGAAGACGGAGGCACATCCTGGTCTCCGGCCTGGAGGGTTCCGGCAAACAGTCCCCATGGTCCCGTCAGTCTCAGCGACGGTCGACTGATGTACGCAGGCGCCGATTTGTTGAGCCAAACGCAGCGAGTGGGTGTGTGGATTTCAGAAGATGATGGTAAAACCTGGAATCTGCATGCAGAACTGCCGGCCCGGGCAGGCGACGATCCGCATGAATACCATGAACTGCATGCTGTTGAAGCCGTTGACGGACGCTGGATTGTGCATATCAGAAATCACAATTCCGCCAACAACCTGGAAACTCTTCAGACGCACTCGATGGACGGCGGAAAAACGTGGGCTGAACCGTATTCAATTGGGGTCTGGGGTTTACCGTCTCATCTGCTGCGTCTGACTGATGATCGACTGCTGATGACGTATGGTCATCGCCGACCTCCCTTTGGAACTCAGGCCCGAGTGAGTGATGACAACGGGATCACCTGGTCAGATCCTGTAATGCTTCACGGCGACGGTTCGACCCGCGACCTGGGATACCCGTCCACGGTGGAAATCTCCCCTGGCCGGCTGGTCACTGTCTGGTACGAGGTGTTACCTGACAGCAGAATGGCTCAATTGCAAATGGCCAGATGGCAACTCCAGTGA
- a CDS encoding SIS domain-containing protein, which produces MLGASLDTNNYMTRLNEELDRIDRSDMQRWSDAIYEAWQSGNFVYIIGNGGSGTTASHMAEDLGKSTLHETDLNDESKKRLKVLSLTDNAGWLMAVGNDLAYDQIFVQQLMNYGQPGDVLLAISGSGNSRNVLNAVDWANRHELKTFGLTGYSGGKLKDMQQDGLHVALDDMGMVESIHLCLFHWVLNDVFARINREGRYAG; this is translated from the coding sequence ATGCTGGGTGCGTCGCTTGATACCAACAACTACATGACGCGACTGAACGAGGAACTGGACCGCATCGATCGGTCCGACATGCAACGCTGGTCCGATGCGATCTATGAGGCGTGGCAGTCCGGGAATTTTGTGTACATCATCGGTAATGGCGGATCCGGGACCACGGCCAGTCACATGGCCGAAGATCTCGGCAAGAGCACCCTTCACGAAACCGATCTCAATGATGAGTCGAAAAAAAGACTCAAAGTACTCAGCCTGACAGACAACGCCGGCTGGCTGATGGCTGTCGGGAACGACCTCGCGTATGACCAGATTTTTGTACAGCAGCTGATGAATTACGGTCAGCCGGGAGACGTGCTGCTGGCAATCAGCGGATCAGGCAACAGCCGGAACGTACTGAACGCCGTTGACTGGGCCAATCGACATGAATTGAAGACGTTTGGTCTGACCGGCTACAGTGGAGGAAAACTAAAAGACATGCAGCAGGACGGTCTGCATGTCGCCCTCGACGACATGGGAATGGTGGAAAGCATTCACCTGTGTCTGTTCCACTGGGTGCTCAACGACGTATTTGCCAGAATTAACCGTGAAGGTCGTTACGCGGGCTGA
- a CDS encoding CDGSH iron-sulfur domain-containing protein, translating into MTNTKVTVRDNGPLLLTGFGVVEDAEGSAFDTGGKETIALCRCGASKNRPFCDGFHRECNFEAVDRVTDK; encoded by the coding sequence ATGACAAACACAAAAGTTACGGTGCGAGACAATGGTCCCCTGCTGCTAACCGGTTTCGGCGTCGTTGAAGACGCTGAGGGAAGTGCGTTCGACACAGGTGGTAAAGAAACGATCGCACTTTGTCGCTGCGGCGCAAGCAAAAACCGTCCGTTCTGTGACGGATTTCACCGCGAATGCAACTTCGAAGCAGTGGATCGGGTAACAGACAAATAA
- a CDS encoding alpha/beta hydrolase-fold protein has protein sequence MKRFELRSVIYFLFVLLTVVSFARAGDEIYRLGKESLPQDNVPKGELTEYTWKSKVFQETIRRYWVYVPSQYDASKPAAVMVFQDGHAYVDKDGWFRTPVVFDNLIHAGELPVIIGIFIDPGHKTETLPQKAGWRPRAANRDFEYDSMSALYAQFLLEEILPEVGQQYQLTDDPDQRAICGISSGGICAWTAAWQRPDAFRKVLSHVGSFVNIRGGHVYPALIRKSARRPIRVFLQGGSEDLNNAHGNWPLANQQMASALDYADYDYRFEYGEGAHNGIHGGAILPDSLRWLWRDKR, from the coding sequence ATGAAACGGTTTGAATTACGATCGGTTATTTATTTTCTGTTTGTTTTACTGACGGTTGTTTCATTCGCGCGAGCGGGCGACGAAATTTACCGTCTGGGAAAGGAGTCGCTGCCGCAGGACAATGTTCCCAAAGGGGAACTCACCGAATACACCTGGAAAAGTAAAGTCTTTCAGGAAACCATTCGCCGCTACTGGGTCTACGTTCCCAGCCAGTATGATGCTTCCAAGCCGGCGGCCGTGATGGTCTTTCAGGATGGTCATGCTTACGTAGATAAGGACGGCTGGTTCCGAACTCCGGTCGTATTCGATAATCTGATTCATGCCGGTGAACTGCCGGTTATCATCGGTATCTTTATCGATCCCGGGCACAAAACGGAAACATTACCGCAGAAAGCCGGCTGGCGTCCCCGCGCGGCAAATCGAGACTTCGAATACGACTCAATGTCGGCTCTGTATGCTCAGTTTCTGCTGGAGGAAATTCTGCCGGAAGTTGGTCAACAGTATCAATTGACCGATGACCCCGACCAGCGGGCAATTTGTGGAATCAGTTCCGGCGGAATTTGTGCGTGGACCGCAGCCTGGCAGCGTCCGGACGCGTTCCGTAAAGTGCTGAGCCATGTGGGTAGTTTCGTAAATATTCGGGGTGGACATGTCTATCCGGCATTGATTCGCAAGTCGGCTCGGCGCCCGATTCGCGTGTTCCTTCAGGGCGGTTCAGAAGACCTCAACAATGCTCACGGGAACTGGCCGCTGGCGAATCAGCAAATGGCGTCGGCACTGGACTATGCCGACTATGATTACCGGTTTGAATACGGTGAAGGCGCTCATAACGGTATCCATGGCGGTGCAATTCTTCCCGATTCTCTGCGGTGGCTGTGGCGCGATAAAAGATAA
- a CDS encoding ROK family protein, which produces MILGIEIGGTKLQLGVGRGNQAKFETLLRRDVIAENGAQGILHQIQECVTQLTRKFEIECVGIGFGGPVDGANGRVTTSHQIEGWTGFPFVDWFRDELHLPALLGNDCDCGALAEAKYGAGRNFRTVYYITVGTGVGGGLIINGHIHGTDRPAAAEIGHLRPGLHAKAADATIESIASGPGIAATARACLRGPSDGIHDRLLAGGLPRLATEDKADLLKRCAGNTDALTALMIAQAAEAGNTGARSILATATDVLGWGIAQVMALIDPDIVVVGGGVSLMGEALFYAPLREAVSQYLFPPIQGAWQLAAPTLGEEVVVHGAVALAAGSEC; this is translated from the coding sequence ATGATCCTTGGAATTGAAATTGGCGGTACCAAGCTACAGCTGGGTGTCGGACGTGGTAATCAGGCAAAGTTCGAGACTTTGCTGCGTCGTGACGTGATCGCAGAGAATGGTGCTCAGGGAATTCTGCATCAGATTCAGGAATGCGTCACACAACTGACCCGGAAGTTTGAAATCGAATGCGTGGGCATTGGTTTCGGGGGTCCGGTCGATGGAGCAAACGGACGTGTGACCACCAGCCACCAGATTGAAGGCTGGACCGGTTTTCCGTTTGTGGACTGGTTCCGGGACGAGCTTCACCTCCCGGCATTACTGGGAAATGACTGTGACTGCGGAGCACTGGCTGAAGCCAAATACGGTGCCGGCCGCAACTTCCGCACGGTGTACTATATCACGGTCGGAACGGGTGTCGGAGGAGGACTGATCATCAACGGACACATCCACGGTACAGATCGACCGGCAGCAGCAGAAATCGGGCATTTGCGACCTGGCCTGCATGCCAAAGCTGCTGATGCCACCATCGAATCCATTGCCAGTGGTCCGGGTATCGCTGCGACTGCCCGCGCGTGTCTGCGAGGTCCTTCTGATGGCATCCACGATCGGCTTTTGGCAGGCGGTCTCCCCCGGCTTGCGACCGAAGACAAAGCAGACCTGTTGAAACGCTGCGCAGGAAATACAGACGCCCTGACGGCGCTAATGATTGCTCAGGCGGCGGAAGCCGGAAATACGGGCGCTCGATCAATCCTCGCCACCGCCACGGATGTACTCGGCTGGGGAATTGCTCAGGTGATGGCCCTGATCGACCCGGATATTGTGGTGGTCGGGGGCGGAGTTTCACTCATGGGTGAAGCCCTGTTCTATGCTCCGTTGCGGGAGGCCGTTTCTCAATATCTGTTTCCGCCCATCCAAGGTGCCTGGCAGCTGGCTGCTCCGACTCTGGGCGAAGAAGTGGTGGTACACGGAGCAGTGGCACTTGCCGCCGGTTCCGAATGCTGA
- a CDS encoding molybdopterin-dependent oxidoreductase: MQFPFFFQEHLSRRQWIQAASVGAAAGLISREPGFTSEQLTSEKQLRVHSRSPLNAEPELNDLVESWNTPVKHFYVRSHAPVPEVNRETFRLKVEGMVDQELSLSMDELAGRIPAAEVTATLTCAGNRRSEHSLVRPTGGVQWNAGPIGNARWGGVRLADVLRMAGLKTGAKHVWFESIDRIEKKGRTFPFGASIPIAKALEKTRDGNSTLLATNMNGVPLPADHGYPVRTVVPGYVGARSVKWLGRIVVSDRPSENHYVANAYKLVVNGDPDELSAATPVYSFPINSAICLPGAPAQLAGGQLTVRGYALPPGESGRTIRRVEISTDGGHHWHRAALMSPAREFCWRLWEATVSLNSMTRQLIVRAVDSTGAVQPATVDWNLKGYLYNAWYRLPVQVGT; the protein is encoded by the coding sequence ATGCAGTTTCCCTTTTTCTTCCAGGAACATCTAAGTCGCCGGCAGTGGATCCAGGCTGCCTCAGTCGGTGCTGCCGCAGGATTAATCAGCCGCGAACCAGGTTTCACATCTGAACAACTCACCTCAGAAAAACAGTTGCGGGTCCACAGCCGGTCACCTTTGAACGCGGAACCGGAGCTGAACGATTTGGTGGAATCGTGGAACACTCCGGTCAAACATTTTTACGTTCGCAGTCATGCACCGGTTCCGGAGGTGAACCGGGAGACCTTTCGGCTGAAGGTTGAAGGCATGGTCGATCAGGAATTGAGTCTGTCGATGGATGAACTGGCAGGCCGCATCCCCGCTGCCGAGGTGACTGCGACACTGACTTGTGCGGGGAATCGACGGAGTGAACACAGTCTGGTGAGACCAACAGGCGGAGTACAGTGGAATGCCGGTCCGATCGGAAATGCCCGCTGGGGCGGCGTGCGGCTGGCCGATGTGTTACGGATGGCCGGATTGAAAACCGGGGCAAAGCATGTGTGGTTCGAGAGTATTGACCGAATTGAGAAAAAAGGTCGTACATTTCCGTTCGGAGCCTCCATCCCCATAGCGAAAGCCCTGGAGAAGACCAGGGACGGAAACAGTACATTACTGGCGACAAACATGAACGGTGTTCCACTGCCGGCGGACCATGGATATCCCGTACGCACAGTGGTACCTGGTTATGTGGGTGCTCGCAGCGTCAAATGGCTTGGTCGAATTGTGGTCAGCGACCGGCCTTCGGAGAATCATTACGTTGCCAACGCTTACAAACTGGTTGTGAATGGTGATCCGGATGAGTTATCAGCTGCCACGCCTGTTTATTCATTCCCGATTAATTCCGCAATCTGTCTGCCAGGTGCGCCGGCACAGCTGGCCGGCGGTCAATTGACCGTACGGGGTTACGCACTTCCTCCGGGGGAATCGGGGCGGACGATCCGTCGAGTTGAGATTTCCACCGATGGCGGACACCACTGGCATCGGGCGGCACTGATGTCTCCTGCCCGCGAATTCTGCTGGCGACTTTGGGAAGCCACCGTGTCATTGAACTCCATGACCAGACAATTGATTGTACGAGCCGTGGATTCCACCGGTGCCGTGCAGCCGGCAACAGTCGACTGGAATCTGAAAGGCTATCTCTACAACGCGTGGTACCGTTTGCCGGTTCAGGTTGGTACGTAA
- the cysS gene encoding cysteine--tRNA ligase: protein MGIRFYNTLTNSVESFEPVDSECVRMYSCGPTVYDFAHIGNFRSFLFADLIRRTLEFFGHNVHQVMNITDVGHMTDDAVADGAGEDKMEAAAKRIKEDKKSGKVPEGAVENPDDPYQIANFYTNAFLEDARQLGMKVAFEYDDNILHATQNIDVMQEMISQLIDRDHAYVGPDGVVYYSVESFSDYGKLSGNTLDQLQTGAGGRIRDTDQAGKRHPADFMLWKADSSHIMKWDSPWGTGYPGWHIECSCMARKRLGRDVIDIHTGGEDLIFPHHECEIAQSRGATGADSFARFWMHARFLMVEGEKMSKSTGNFWTVRDVLEGRATGNDVHPAVLRLELIKSHYRSNMNFTKKGLQDSAGVVKRLHELRSRLESQTSESAVVDASHPILQAFGQSLADDVNVAGALGAVLPWASGDHPDAAESLGVLDRINSVLAVAPLGVAGSEQTESDGQPDVISLCAMMDEARASKDWPRSDEIRAQLEQAGYDVKTTPAGTVAEKKLA, encoded by the coding sequence ATGGGCATTCGATTCTACAATACGTTGACAAACTCTGTGGAATCCTTTGAGCCGGTCGACAGTGAATGCGTCCGTATGTACAGCTGCGGGCCGACTGTTTACGACTTTGCTCACATCGGGAATTTTCGGTCATTCCTCTTTGCCGACCTGATTCGTCGCACATTGGAGTTCTTTGGACACAACGTTCACCAGGTGATGAATATTACTGACGTCGGTCACATGACCGATGATGCTGTGGCTGACGGCGCGGGTGAAGACAAAATGGAAGCCGCTGCCAAACGAATCAAAGAAGACAAGAAGTCAGGCAAAGTTCCCGAAGGTGCTGTCGAAAATCCTGATGATCCTTATCAAATTGCAAACTTCTACACCAATGCGTTTTTGGAAGATGCGCGGCAGCTTGGAATGAAGGTCGCTTTTGAATACGACGACAATATTCTGCACGCAACTCAAAATATCGATGTAATGCAGGAGATGATCAGTCAGTTGATTGACCGGGATCATGCCTACGTCGGACCGGACGGCGTGGTTTACTACAGTGTGGAAAGCTTCAGTGATTACGGGAAGCTGAGCGGAAACACCCTGGATCAGCTGCAGACGGGGGCCGGTGGTCGAATTCGTGATACCGATCAGGCCGGTAAGCGACACCCGGCTGACTTCATGTTGTGGAAAGCCGACTCCTCTCACATTATGAAGTGGGATTCGCCGTGGGGAACCGGCTACCCCGGGTGGCATATCGAGTGTTCATGTATGGCCCGCAAACGCCTCGGCAGAGATGTGATTGATATTCACACGGGGGGTGAAGATCTCATCTTTCCGCATCATGAATGTGAAATTGCTCAGTCCCGTGGTGCAACAGGCGCTGATTCGTTCGCTCGATTCTGGATGCACGCTCGTTTTCTCATGGTTGAAGGTGAGAAAATGTCCAAAAGTACCGGCAATTTCTGGACCGTTCGGGATGTCCTGGAAGGACGTGCGACCGGTAATGACGTCCATCCGGCAGTCCTGCGTCTGGAACTCATCAAGTCACACTACCGATCGAATATGAACTTCACAAAGAAGGGACTGCAGGATTCGGCCGGTGTGGTAAAGCGACTGCATGAGCTGAGATCACGTCTGGAATCGCAGACATCCGAATCCGCCGTCGTTGACGCATCACATCCGATACTGCAGGCCTTCGGTCAGTCTCTTGCAGACGACGTGAATGTTGCTGGTGCGCTGGGAGCTGTACTGCCCTGGGCGTCCGGTGATCATCCGGATGCGGCTGAATCTTTGGGAGTACTTGATCGCATCAATTCGGTCCTGGCGGTGGCTCCGTTGGGTGTTGCCGGCAGCGAACAGACCGAGTCCGACGGCCAGCCCGATGTGATCTCACTGTGTGCGATGATGGATGAAGCACGTGCTTCAAAAGACTGGCCCAGGTCGGACGAAATTCGTGCACAGCTTGAACAGGCCGGATATGACGTAAAAACCACGCCGGCCGGTACCGTGGCAGAAAAGAAACTGGCCTGA
- a CDS encoding DUF1501 domain-containing protein: MLIRIPGQPGKDLCDSSLGVTRRDVLRVGGSSMLGLSLGGLLQAQSVQANESAGGGWGKAKSVILCYLQGGPSHLDLWDPKEGTPDNVKSIFKPIDTKLPGVQFTELLPRLAQVVDKATLIRAMAYTPNGLFNHTAAIYQMMTGYTTDKVSPSGQLEPPSPKDFPNFGSNIIRLKPPVDPMLPFVMLPRPLQESNVVGKAGTAGFLGKAYDPYYLYPVGDDMDMKKMDRINVSDLEMRADVYGGRMKRRARLRDVINKGMPAVENAVKDYKLNQYYEQALSLISSGRARDAFAIEQESRELRDQYGRNTFGQSLLLARRLVEAGTRVVEVVWPKVANSDNHSWDVHTGLSKRMKTQSAPMLDGGLSTLLTDLDERGLLDETLVIAVGEFGRSPQRGVSTSGNVNSDDGRDHWPYCYTALVAGAGIKRGYVHGKSDQTASAPLEDPVHPGELLATIYESFGIAPDTIVHNHLNQPRELVKAEAVSALFA; this comes from the coding sequence ATGCTGATTCGTATTCCAGGCCAGCCGGGTAAAGACCTGTGTGACTCCAGTTTGGGTGTAACTCGCCGTGACGTTCTGCGAGTCGGTGGCAGCAGCATGCTGGGATTGTCTTTGGGTGGTCTGCTTCAGGCGCAGTCTGTCCAGGCCAATGAGTCTGCCGGTGGAGGCTGGGGAAAAGCAAAAAGCGTGATTCTCTGCTATCTGCAGGGAGGGCCCAGCCATCTTGATTTGTGGGATCCCAAAGAAGGGACTCCTGACAACGTGAAATCGATATTTAAACCTATCGATACAAAACTGCCTGGTGTTCAGTTTACGGAGTTGCTTCCCCGACTTGCTCAGGTGGTGGACAAAGCAACCCTGATTCGGGCTATGGCGTACACGCCGAATGGTCTGTTCAACCACACCGCTGCCATTTATCAGATGATGACCGGTTATACGACCGACAAAGTCAGTCCCTCAGGCCAGTTGGAGCCACCGAGTCCCAAAGACTTTCCAAACTTTGGTTCGAATATCATTCGACTGAAGCCTCCAGTGGACCCCATGCTGCCGTTTGTGATGCTGCCGCGACCGCTGCAGGAAAGCAATGTGGTTGGCAAGGCCGGTACTGCCGGGTTCCTCGGAAAAGCTTACGATCCATACTATCTGTATCCGGTCGGTGACGACATGGACATGAAGAAGATGGATCGCATCAATGTGTCTGATCTGGAAATGCGTGCCGATGTTTACGGCGGTCGCATGAAGCGTCGAGCTCGATTACGTGACGTGATCAACAAAGGAATGCCGGCGGTCGAGAATGCCGTGAAGGATTACAAACTCAACCAGTACTACGAGCAGGCGTTGTCTTTGATTTCATCCGGAAGAGCCCGGGACGCATTTGCAATCGAACAGGAATCACGCGAACTGCGTGATCAGTACGGCCGTAATACATTCGGTCAGTCTCTCCTGCTTGCTCGACGTTTGGTTGAAGCAGGAACCCGAGTGGTTGAAGTGGTCTGGCCCAAGGTGGCTAACAGCGATAATCATTCATGGGATGTCCACACCGGATTGTCCAAACGAATGAAGACTCAGTCCGCTCCGATGCTTGACGGCGGGCTGTCTACACTCCTGACTGACCTGGACGAACGCGGATTGCTGGATGAAACCCTGGTGATTGCCGTGGGTGAATTTGGTCGTTCTCCTCAGCGCGGTGTCAGCACTTCAGGAAATGTCAATTCTGATGACGGCCGGGATCACTGGCCGTACTGTTACACGGCTCTGGTAGCCGGTGCCGGGATTAAGCGTGGATATGTACACGGCAAGAGTGACCAGACGGCATCCGCCCCTCTGGAAGATCCGGTCCATCCAGGAGAGCTGTTGGCAACAATCTACGAAAGCTTTGGCATCGCACCCGATACGATCGTCCACAACCACCTGAATCAGCCTCGAGAGCTGGTCAAGGCGGAAGCGGTCTCGGCGCTGTTTGCTTAG
- a CDS encoding CPBP family intramembrane metalloprotease: MTEIRPPSKITHSQFLVGAGVTEGLMLLAAFFLGWLMEFHPTEDLYWNWIDLGYGLLSTLPMLFVLIAMLLLPGSGIRGIREFLRDTLGPFLSGCRIIDLLLLAVLAGVCEEVLFRGFVYGYVRQFNQGLAILICNMAFGLAHLVTPLYAFLAAIAGLYLTALVAVDPSPNLLIPITAHAGYDFVVFLFVVHEFRRHVTLS, encoded by the coding sequence ATGACCGAAATTCGTCCGCCATCAAAAATCACACACAGCCAGTTCCTGGTCGGAGCAGGTGTCACTGAAGGGTTGATGCTCCTGGCTGCGTTTTTTCTCGGCTGGCTGATGGAATTCCACCCGACAGAGGATCTGTACTGGAACTGGATCGATCTGGGCTATGGACTGCTGTCAACCTTGCCAATGCTGTTCGTACTCATAGCCATGCTGCTGCTGCCGGGGTCCGGAATTCGCGGGATCCGTGAATTCCTGCGAGACACATTAGGCCCCTTCCTGTCCGGATGCAGGATCATTGACCTGTTGCTGCTTGCGGTCCTGGCAGGGGTGTGCGAAGAAGTGCTGTTTCGAGGATTCGTGTATGGGTATGTGCGACAGTTTAATCAGGGTCTGGCAATTCTGATCTGCAATATGGCTTTCGGACTTGCTCATCTGGTGACACCTCTTTACGCGTTCCTCGCCGCAATCGCCGGACTCTATCTCACCGCGCTGGTTGCCGTGGATCCCTCGCCGAATCTGTTGATTCCGATCACGGCCCACGCCGGTTACGACTTCGTGGTATTTCTGTTTGTGGTACATGAATTTCGCCGGCATGTCACACTGTCATAG
- the tadA gene encoding tRNA adenosine(34) deaminase TadA — protein MDPLHPHDHWMKRALDQAVAAYNSEEVPVGAVITYENQIIAAAHNQRETLNDPTAHAEMIAITQAADALGSWRLLQCTLYVTLEPCPMCAGAIVQARLPCVVYGTSDPKAGACNSLFNITGDSRMNHQAAVLGGVMQEDCRAILQQFFREQRTLGKK, from the coding sequence ATGGACCCTCTTCATCCGCATGACCACTGGATGAAACGCGCACTCGACCAGGCCGTAGCTGCATACAACTCCGAAGAAGTCCCGGTGGGGGCGGTTATTACATACGAAAATCAAATCATTGCTGCGGCCCACAATCAGCGTGAAACACTCAACGATCCGACGGCTCATGCAGAAATGATTGCAATCACCCAGGCAGCTGATGCTTTGGGGTCATGGAGATTGCTGCAATGTACACTGTATGTCACTCTTGAACCCTGCCCCATGTGTGCCGGAGCTATTGTGCAGGCTCGACTTCCCTGTGTGGTCTATGGCACCAGTGATCCCAAAGCAGGAGCATGCAACTCGCTGTTTAACATCACCGGAGATAGCCGTATGAATCATCAGGCCGCCGTGCTGGGTGGAGTGATGCAGGAAGACTGCCGGGCGATCCTGCAGCAGTTTTTCCGGGAACAGCGGACATTGGGGAAGAAATAA